A window of the Methyloprofundus sp. genome harbors these coding sequences:
- a CDS encoding type IV pilus assembly protein PilC, producing MADDNEQIDFVWKGKDRTGKVVKGELAALSVMVAKAELRRQSIRVIAIKKKPKPLFSKAKATITTKDISIFARQLATMLESGVPLVQSFDIIGKGHDNPSMAEMLLAIKADIEAGDTLAEALGKRPVQFDELFCNLVEAGEQAGVLESLLDKIATYKEKSESIKAKVKKALTYPIAVVAVAFIVTAILLIFVVPVFKDLFDSFGAELPAFTLWVMGLSDWMVANWYFVVGGIVGTVYTFGYFRKRSKPFNHFLDRTMLKLPVVGLILNKSAIARFARTLSTMSAAGVPLVEALESVAGATGNIVYSNAVMQMREEVSTGQSMQYAMTQTNLFPHMVVQMLAIGEEAGSIDKMLDKVADFYEEEVDNLVDNLSSLMEPFIMAILGVLVGGLIVAMYLPIFKLGAAI from the coding sequence ATGGCAGATGACAATGAGCAAATAGATTTTGTCTGGAAGGGCAAAGATAGAACGGGTAAAGTCGTTAAAGGAGAATTAGCCGCATTAAGTGTGATGGTCGCTAAAGCAGAGTTAAGGCGTCAAAGTATTCGTGTTATTGCCATAAAGAAAAAACCTAAACCATTATTTTCCAAGGCTAAGGCCACCATAACAACTAAAGATATTTCTATTTTTGCCAGGCAACTTGCTACCATGCTTGAGTCAGGAGTACCGTTAGTACAGTCTTTTGATATTATTGGCAAAGGGCATGATAATCCATCAATGGCTGAGATGTTGTTGGCTATAAAAGCCGATATTGAAGCGGGTGACACGCTTGCGGAAGCACTTGGAAAACGCCCTGTACAATTTGATGAGTTATTTTGTAACTTGGTTGAAGCAGGTGAGCAGGCAGGGGTTTTGGAAAGTTTGCTTGATAAAATTGCTACTTATAAGGAAAAATCAGAATCAATTAAAGCTAAGGTAAAAAAAGCTTTAACTTACCCTATTGCCGTTGTTGCGGTTGCTTTTATTGTTACTGCAATTTTACTTATTTTTGTAGTGCCTGTTTTTAAAGATTTATTTGATAGTTTTGGTGCTGAATTACCCGCGTTTACATTATGGGTAATGGGGCTATCAGACTGGATGGTCGCCAACTGGTATTTTGTTGTCGGCGGTATTGTGGGTACAGTATATACTTTTGGGTATTTTCGTAAGCGTTCCAAGCCATTCAATCATTTTTTGGATCGCACCATGCTTAAACTTCCTGTGGTAGGGCTAATATTAAACAAATCTGCCATTGCCCGTTTTGCGCGTACTTTGTCGACCATGTCAGCGGCTGGGGTACCTTTAGTAGAGGCATTAGAATCGGTTGCAGGTGCTACTGGAAATATAGTTTACTCGAATGCCGTCATGCAAATGCGTGAGGAAGTTTCAACAGGGCAAAGTATGCAATATGCCATGACTCAAACAAACTTGTTCCCTCATATGGTGGTGCAAATGTTGGCTATTGGAGAAGAAGCGGGGTCAATTGATAAAATGCTAGATAAAGTGGCTGATTTTTATGAAGAAGAAGTCGATAATTTAGTCGATAATTTAAGTAGTTTAATGGAACCGTTCATTATGGCCATTTTGGGTGTTTTAGTCGGGGGCTTGATTGTTGCTATGTATTTACCTATCTTTAAGCTTGGTGCGGCCATCTAG
- a CDS encoding type IV pilus assembly protein PilB, which translates to MVANSADLHFSGLLRCIIQEGLLTESDAQTYSTDAKNKKVPLISYLVNNKYVEAKAIAMHASNEFGVPVFDLSAFDKSALPTGIVSEKLIHQHHALPLFKRGNRLFVALSDPTNFQALDDIKFHTRLSTETILVEEDKLVGAIDSFLEAADTSMTDLLDSDLDNIDISDGQETSKEVDTSDVDDAPIVRFVNKILLDAIKKGASDIHLEPYEKTFRIRFRSDGMLHEVASPPANISNRIVSRIKVMSKMDIAERRVPQDGRIKMRLSRNKAIDFRVNTCPTLFGEKVVLRILDPTSAQLGIEKLGFEPDQQALFLSAIEKPYGMILVTGPTGSGKTVSLYTGLNILNTVERNISTAEDPVEITVEGINQVNMNVKAGLTFATALRAFLRQDPDIIMVGEIRDLETAEIAVKAAQTGHMVLSTLHTNDAPQTLNRLLQMGIPAFNIVSSVLLIMAQRLARRLCEYCKTDADYPEKTLLEAGFKEDEIGSFTVYKAIGCEHCNDGYKGRVGIYQVMPISEAMRARILEGCNAMELGDQAKTEGINDLRRSGLLKIIQGITTLEEIDRVTRE; encoded by the coding sequence ATGGTAGCAAATTCTGCAGATCTACATTTTAGTGGTCTATTAAGATGCATTATTCAAGAAGGCTTATTAACTGAGTCTGATGCACAGACGTATAGCACTGATGCAAAAAACAAAAAAGTTCCTTTGATTAGCTATTTGGTAAATAATAAATATGTGGAGGCAAAAGCGATTGCGATGCATGCTTCTAATGAATTTGGTGTGCCTGTTTTTGATTTATCGGCATTTGATAAGTCGGCACTGCCAACAGGTATTGTTAGTGAAAAACTGATTCACCAGCATCATGCACTTCCCCTATTCAAAAGAGGTAACCGCTTATTTGTTGCCTTGTCCGACCCCACTAATTTCCAAGCCTTAGATGATATCAAGTTTCATACCCGCCTGAGTACCGAAACTATTTTAGTTGAAGAGGATAAACTGGTTGGTGCAATAGATTCTTTTCTTGAAGCCGCTGATACCAGTATGACTGACTTACTGGATTCTGACTTAGATAATATTGATATTTCAGATGGCCAAGAAACTTCTAAAGAGGTTGATACTAGTGATGTTGATGATGCGCCTATTGTTCGCTTTGTTAATAAAATATTATTGGATGCCATTAAAAAAGGTGCTTCAGATATACATTTAGAACCTTACGAAAAAACTTTTCGCATTCGGTTTCGTAGTGATGGAATGTTACATGAAGTGGCTAGTCCGCCTGCAAATATCTCTAATCGCATTGTTTCACGTATTAAAGTTATGTCTAAAATGGATATTGCTGAGCGACGTGTTCCGCAGGATGGACGTATTAAAATGAGACTCTCTCGCAATAAAGCGATTGATTTTCGGGTAAATACTTGTCCTACTCTATTTGGCGAAAAAGTTGTATTACGTATTTTAGACCCTACCAGTGCGCAACTTGGCATTGAAAAACTTGGCTTTGAGCCTGATCAGCAAGCATTATTTCTATCTGCTATTGAAAAACCATATGGCATGATTTTAGTGACGGGGCCGACAGGTAGTGGTAAAACGGTTTCGCTCTATACTGGGCTAAATATTCTTAATACGGTTGAGCGTAATATTTCTACAGCAGAAGACCCAGTTGAGATTACTGTTGAGGGTATTAACCAAGTTAATATGAATGTTAAAGCTGGGTTGACTTTTGCTACGGCATTAAGGGCTTTTTTACGGCAGGATCCTGATATTATTATGGTAGGGGAGATTCGGGATTTAGAAACCGCTGAAATCGCTGTTAAAGCAGCACAAACTGGGCATATGGTGCTCTCTACATTACATACTAATGATGCCCCACAAACGTTGAATCGTTTATTACAAATGGGGATTCCGGCTTTTAATATCGTTTCTTCAGTCTTACTTATTATGGCGCAACGGCTTGCAAGAAGGCTTTGTGAGTATTGTAAAACTGATGCAGATTATCCTGAAAAAACTTTATTAGAGGCAGGGTTCAAAGAGGATGAAATAGGGAGCTTTACGGTGTATAAAGCGATAGGTTGTGAGCATTGTAATGATGGCTATAAAGGTCGTGTCGGGATTTATCAAGTAATGCCTATTAGTGAGGCAATGCGTGCTCGTATTTTAGAAGGGTGCAATGCAATGGAGTTAGGTGATCAGGCAAAGACAGAAGGTATTAATGATTTAAGGCGTTCAGGATTACTAAAAATAATACAAGGTATTACTACATTAGAAGAAATTGATAGGGTTACCAGAGAATAA
- a CDS encoding two-component system, chemotaxis family, chemotaxis protein CheY, with the protein MSTQYANLRVFLVEPSATQQHIIKNYLQQTGITDITCCESGAEVFDNLKKLPADLIISAMYLPDMTGSELVYELREDADGYDMAFMLISSETNLASLEPIRQAGAIAILPKPFAAEELHIALAATVDYLNPEKATLDHFDIEDVAVLLVDDSPLALKYISRILNDIGVENITQVNDGSAAIALLEQSYFDLIVTDYNMPDVDGLQLTTYIRDQSEQKTIPIIMITSERDSKRLAAIKHAGVSAILDKPFEPASIRSFIINLLN; encoded by the coding sequence ATGAGCACACAATATGCTAATTTACGCGTTTTTCTTGTTGAACCTTCAGCAACACAGCAACATATTATAAAAAATTACTTACAACAAACAGGCATCACTGATATTACTTGTTGTGAGTCTGGTGCCGAAGTATTTGATAATCTCAAGAAACTTCCTGCAGATTTGATTATCAGTGCTATGTACCTACCTGATATGACTGGCAGTGAGCTGGTGTATGAACTACGTGAAGATGCGGATGGTTACGATATGGCTTTCATGTTGATTTCGAGTGAAACCAATTTAGCCAGTTTAGAGCCTATTCGACAAGCAGGTGCTATCGCCATTTTGCCTAAACCTTTTGCGGCCGAGGAATTACATATAGCATTAGCAGCAACAGTTGATTATCTCAACCCTGAAAAAGCAACGCTTGATCATTTTGATATTGAAGATGTTGCGGTATTGTTGGTGGATGATAGTCCATTGGCATTAAAGTATATCAGCCGAATTTTAAATGATATAGGGGTAGAAAATATTACCCAAGTCAATGATGGTAGTGCGGCTATAGCCTTATTAGAACAAAGTTATTTTGACCTGATTGTGACGGACTACAATATGCCCGATGTGGATGGTTTGCAACTGACTACCTATATTCGTGATCAAAGTGAACAAAAAACAATTCCTATTATCATGATTACTAGCGAGCGTGATTCAAAACGTCTTGCGGCTATTAAGCATGCAGGTGTATCTGCGATTTTAGATAAACCTTTCGAACCTGCATCTATCCGTAGCTTTATTATTAATTTACTAAATTAA